The Candidatus Methanoperedens sp. genomic interval GTTTAGAAAACTTATCAAGTTACCTAAATTATTTATTAAGGTAATCTGTTTTATACACGTTTAACCTGAATGGACGGGATAGATTTTTCATACGAAGTATTCCACCTTTACATCATCATACCTGGGGGCATGCCTGGAGGCATCCCACCCATTCCTCCCATACCAGCCATGCCTTGCTGGCCTGCTTCCCCGCCGCCTGACGCAGCAAGGACATCGTCAATTCTCAGGATCATTATTGCGGTTTCGGTTGCAGAGTTTATAGCCTGTGTCTTTACACGCAGAGGCTCGATAACCCCATTTTTCCACATATCTTCTGTGGTTCCTGTAAATACATTTAGTCCGACATCCTTGTTACCTTGCTCATGCTGGCTTCTAAGTTCCACAAGTTTATCTATCGGGTCAAGCCCTGCATTTTCGGCAAGTGTCTTTGGGATCACTTCAAGAGCCTCGGCAAACTTCATGACTGCAAGCTGCTCTCTTCCTTTTAGTGTTGAGCCATAATCTTTTAACCTCAAAGCAAGCTCGATTTCAGGAGAACCTGCGCCTGCGACCAGTTGTTCATCTTCGATCGCAACACCGACGGCTCTTAACGCATCCTCAAGTGCGCGCTCGGTACTTTCCACTACGTGTTCCGTGCCGCCCCGGATCAGGATCGATACGGCTTTCGGATTCACGCATTCCGTGATGTAGAGCATCTTATCTTCGCCATGACCTTTCAGTTCTACAAGTCCGGCTCTCCCGATATCGGATGCTTCAAAATCATCAAGGCTTGTTATCAGGTTTGCCCCAATTGCCCTTGCAACTTTATCAATGTCCTTTTTCTCTACACGTTCAACTGCAAGGATATTTGCTTTTGCCATGAAATACTGGGCCATATCCTCGATTCCAAGCTGACAGAGGACAACATTTGCTCCTGTTGCTGCTATCCTGTTGACTATGTCATGAACGATCTGCTCTTCCTGATCCAGGTATCGTGTTAGTTCATCTGGTGTTGAAATACTGATTTGTGCTTCAAGTTCCATCTTGCTGAATTCGATGGGTCTTGTTATTAGTGCTATCTTTGCATTATCGACCCTGTTTGGCATATTGTTACTTGCTTTGTTCTTATCAAGGACAATACCTTTGATAAGCTCGCAGTCATCTATGCTCTGGCCGACCTTTTTCTCTATCTTGATATTATCAATGTCAACTACTTTCTTCCCATCCTCTTCATCCACAATGGATTTGATTGCTGTAACAACTATTTCCGCAAGTCTTTCTTTTGCCCCTTCTGCTCCTTTCCCGGTCATTGCCGTTCTTGCGATATTAAGGAGGGCTTCATCATCATTTTCGGAAATCGTGTGAGTTATGTCATTTAAGATCTCAATTGCCTTATCTGCTGCTGCCCTGTAGCCTGAAGCAATTATTGTGGGATGTACGTCCTGTCCGATCAATTCCCCTGCACTCATGAGCAATTCCCCGGTAAGAACTGCGGCTGTCGTAGTGCCATCCCCGACTTCGTCATCCTGTGTTTTTGCAACCTCAACAATCATTTTTGCAGCAGGGTGCGCAATTTCCATCTCCCTGAGGATTGTAACTCCGTCATTTGTGATTATGACATCTCCGCTTCCGCTTACGAGCATCTTGTCCATGCCCTTCGGGCCAAGCGTGGTCCTTACTGCATCTGCTACCGCTTTTGCCGCCGCGATATTATTGTTGCGGGCTTCTTTCCCGCGTGTTCTCTCTGTACCTTCCCTTAAAATGATAATCGGCTGTCCGCCAAGTTGTGCTGCCATAGATAATTATCCTCCTGATACTGTTATTATATCTTATTCAGATCTCCCGATGAATTATATAATTATTCAAATATCGGGATATGATTTTTGCAAAACAATGTTTGAGGTTCTATATAAAAACTACGTTTGAAGGGTTCTGTAAAAAGTGTTAAATAGCAAACAGGTTATACAGAAACACCCAAGAGCTGCTTCTAAATGATGTATATTGCTTATGCAATTTATCAGGCCGGAGTGACGAGATAGCCAAGCCCGGTATGGCGCAGGGTTGCTAACCCTGTGTTCCGCAAGGAGCTCGGGGGTTCAAGTCCCCCTCTCGTCGTCCTGTATCAATAAGTAACCGAACCATTAGAATTGAATGGACACCTGCAAAAATACCGCCTTGAAAAATACTATAAATAAGACATTAGCCCTGACAGAAATATAATAAAAATATTTGTATAAAAAGAGGAGTAACAATGGAAAAGAGATTAGGAGTAATATTCTTAAAAGCTTCGTTGATATATTTTACTATAAGTGTTACGATGGGAGTTATTATAAGTATAAGACCAATCTATGAATTTATAATATTATCAACGCTATTTGAAAGGGCACATGCACATATAAGCCTTATCGGCTGGGTAAGTCTCTCTATAATAGGGCTTATATATTATTCTGTATTAGGAAATAAACCCTTATATAATGAGAAGCTAGGAAATATGGGCTTCTGGCTTATAAATATTGGTATAATTTCAGAGTTTATTGCATTAATAATGGGAGGATATGCACAGGCATCCTCGTTCAAAGCAGGAGATTTTGCAATGGAGCATACAAGTATGTACGTTATCACAATGTTAATAATAATCTTCGCTGTTGTAATCATGATTGGTGTTTATATCTCAATATATAATATATACAAAACATTAGGAAGACCTGAAACAGAATAAATCGATTATCTGTTTAGCGGGTTATGCCGGATACATCATACGCTATCCAATCAATTATTACTAATAGAGATAAACCAAAAAACAGGAGCTTTATGATACTTTCAAACCTCAATATTATCCTATAAAACCCCTTACCTCAATCTTATCCCATAAAATTCCCGGTATATCTGATACATTTCTCCAGCTGTCACAGAAAAGTTCATATGCTCATAAACATAATAACTATGACCTTGATTGTCAGGAGGCGAACAAACTCATGTCCAATAAGGAAAAAAAGAAATCCAAGGATTCAAAAAAGGCGCCTAAGAAGAAATGATTGTTTAAGTTTAATTTTCTTTTTTTATTTTTTGCAGCTTACTGAACTGCTTTTCCTTTAGGTTCCATATTTCATTTCAGTGACCGCCCTCACCCATTTTTACTTCCCGCACGCCTGCATCTTCGAACTTTGAACCGCTTCCTGCTTTTGTGGGTTTTTCAGCGATCTTTTTCACTTTAGATACGATATCTTTTCCAAGTCTCTTACATTCATCAAGATCTTTTTCAGTAGGTTGATATTGAATACGTAATACCGGATCTATTACATTCATCCCAAGCTCACGCATTTTTTCTGCAATCATTACGGGCGCCTCACCGCTCCATCCATAAGATCCGAAAGCTGCCCCTACTTTGCCTGCTACTTTTGCCGTTTTAAGATCTTCAATGAATTTTTCCATAGGAGGCAGCATCTTATAATAGAATGTTGAAGAGCCAATCGCAATGGCATCCGCAGCAATTATGTCCTCCATTTTTGCTTCATGGAAATTTACGGCCTTAGCATTGGCATTTCTTGAATTTGCACCATCGGCAATGGCATCCGCCATCGCTTTTGTATTACCTGATGTACTGAGATATACAACAACTACTTTTGGCATATTTTTCTCACCTTTCTTTTAAATGAGTGATTTATCGATCCCACTCACATATTAATGTTAGACGTCATCTGGATAAAAGCTTTCGCTCAATGAAACATTACGGAATATTAACATGGTTTCGGACAGAAAAATAGTACTCTACATTGCTGTGAGTCTTGATGGCTACATTGCCCGTGAAAATGGTGACATTGATTGGCTGTCGATGGTTGAATCACAAAATGAGGATTATGGCTACAAAGACTTCTTGAAGTCAGTTGATACTGTAATTATGGGGCGCAGGACATATGATCAGGTTCTCACATTCGGGGATTTTCCTTACAAGGATAAGAAATGTTATGTCATCTCAAGAACTTCCAGACCTAAAGATGATTATGTTGAGTTCTGGAGCGGCGATATATGTAGGCTTATTTCCGAAATTCGGCAAAAAGATGGCTCAAACATCTGGCTTGTTGGCGGGGCACAGATTGCTGACGAATTCTTGAGCAAGAACCTGATTGACACATACATAATCTCCGTTCTTCCAATTATATTGGGCAAGGGAATTCCTCTTTTTCGTAGTGGCATACCAGAAATCAGACTGCAGCTTCGTCGAAATGTTGCCTATCCATCAGGACTGGTTCAGCTTTCTTATGAACGACCAAAATAGACCCCAAACAACACTATAGCAACTTTAAAAATTATTAAACAACTGAAAAGAACAGTTCTCTTTGCTCTTGAACGCATAGAGAGCTATGGGGTGACAAGACCGTTTTAAGCTCTAATGGGTATATATGATTAGTATGATTGACCCGTGCAAAATTCCATTAACGTCAAATATCCATGCTTGAGGTGAATATGAGTTCGATTATTTTTACTCATGGCGATTGCGATGGTATCTGCGCGGGAGCTGTTGTTAAAAGTGCGTTTCCAGATTCCAGAGTATTTTTTACAAGCCCTGTGAGCCTGCTTGGGGAACTGAACAATCTTGCCGGGAATTATGAGAATATTGTGATATGTGATATTGCTATCGATGAGAAAACCTCCCCTCAGTTGAAAATTAAATTAAATGAGCTTGACATCCAATCAAATGTGATATACATGGATCACCATCCTGTGCCTGAAAAGAACTATAATAAAAGCTGGTTTCATCATGATAACTGTTCATCTTCGGAACAGGCATACCGGATTCTTGAGAGAAAACTCAGCCGGGATATGAGACGGGTGGCAATTTACGGCGCCATAGGTGATTTCAGCGAGACCTCTCTCATAAAAAAATGGGAGCGCGACTGGGATACGAGAACGCTGTATTTCTATGCCGGAACACTAATCCAGGGAATAACGCACGTCGGCAGGGATTATGATTATAAGAGGAGGATACTGGATGCACTTTCCGGGGATACTCCCCCTCCTGAAATTGCAGGTCTTCTTGAATCGGCTGTCATCGCATCAAGAAAGGAAGAGTGGATAAAAGACGATGTCAGGCATAAAGTAGTGAAATTGAAAAACCTTGCTTATGTCCAGGATATTAACGGGTATATGTCAAAAGCTGCAATATATGCCGCCTCTATCGGGAATGCGAATGTGGGTGTATCCTGCGAATACAGGTCGAATAAACATGTGTATGATATAAGTATCCGCAGGCGCAACGGTGATATGGATTTAAATACAATACTGCGCCGTATGGCGCCATCTTACGGCGGGACAGGAGGCGGTCATCCATTTGCAGCAGGAGCACGTATCCCGGAAAAAGAGCTGGAAGCATTCTTATATAATCTGGATGAGGCGATAGGGTAATTAATCAGTATGGATTAGGTGATTAAGAAATGAGTGAAGTGAGAGTAATCCTAATTTTAAGCCCCGGGAGGGAATTGAACCCTCGACCTCATCCTTACCAAGGATGCGCTATACCTCTAAGCCACCGAGGCGCTTTTGATTTTTGCCAGGATATATTTTATATTTTTCAGCGGGCCCGGAGGGATTCGAACCCTCGACATCCGGGTTAGAAGCCCGGCGCTATATCCAAGCTAAGCCACGAGCCCAGCGAGAAACTCCAAGATGTTTTGTTTATTTAAAAAGTTTGTGCATCAAATCCCGTATTCATTTTTCAATGCTTCTATTTCCGGCAATAATATATAATCCAGTGACGTTCCTTTAGCTTCCCTTATCTGAAGCGTTTCAATAATCTGCGAATAGCATCCACCTGCAAGCCCATTTGCAATGATCGCAGCGCCCTGGGCAGCTTCCTTGACGGTTTTTGCCCCAAAACCCTCGACCCTCCTGACGGGCGCAATATCAAGCCGGTGTTCTAATTCTTCAAAAAGACCCTCAACTCTTGATATCCTGCCGGAAACAAGTATCTCTCGCGGATCAACAGATGCCGTAAGTTGCAGGACATCTTTAATTGCGCCTTCAAGATATGCATTTAAAGCATCATCATTATCCATTAATTCTTCCGGCGTTTTTGCAAATTTTTCAACTCCTCCATTAAAAACAAGTTCCTTATTGAAACCGCCTAACAGATAAGCAAGTTCCGAATCCATTCCACCGAGTGAGAGATAACCGATGCTACCCGTACTTCCACCGATACCATCTACGATTTTTCCATTATTTACTGCAACAGCGGCAGTATATCCGAATCCCATTTCGAGTAATATGAACGAGGTTTCATTGTACCCGATATTATACTTTAACGCCTGGTCACGTATTCCAAGAGCTGTGCAGCATAGTTTATCCGCTGTACCCATATCGATTTTGTTTAACTTCCTGTAGAAGGGGATAGTAGGAAGGTGTATTACACCCGGAATAAAAAATACAGGGAGTTTGTTGTGTTGCATCCGCATTATGGATGTACGAAGTCCAAGGAGACTTTTCCTGTCATCTTTCTTAATAAGCGACATAAGAAATAATTCCCTCTGGCCTATATTTTTGATATCAGTAATCGGAATTCCAAAGCCCGAAGGTCCAACAACAAGATTTGCCCCTGATTTTATTATAATATTTGAAATCAGCTCAGGCTCTTTGATTATGTCCTTTGTGGATATTGAAAGATCCAGAATTATTTTTTCGTCATCAAGACCGCAAAAATCAAAACTTTTTGTTCCAGGGTCTATGCCGATTACTCTTACCATATCCCCAAGTTATCATACTATCTAATTAATGTTTATGTTTGTTTATGTTTTTGCCGGCCTGCGTTCAATTACTTTTACCCAGTGACCCGGAGTGACCTCGGCAAAGATAGGTGAATTGGGTGCAAGTTCATCAAAATATATAGTCTCATCAACCAGCGGATGATCTTCACCACCGCATACCGGACATTTTTCAAAATATGTCTTTCTTTTACCATGAGCTGACATAGAAACCTCCCATTTATATTCCTGCCCTGATAAGCCATAAGAGTATTGGTTGATTGGCAATAGTTTTTTATTATCTATGGCTATTATGAAATAAGAACCAGGGATTACCATGCAAGCAGAAATTTACGATAAAGTAAGCCTAGAGACTAATGGCGTGAAATATGAGGGGACGCTAATGCCATCTCAGACAGACAGGATAGTTTTAAAATTAAAAAATGGATATAATATCGGGATAAAAAAAGAATCGGCATCTTTAAAATTGCTTGATAAGAAAGAAGAAAAAATGTCCCATACTGAAATTGGCCGGGTGGAGAAGAAGAAAAAAGAAAAACTCCCCAGCATCTCTATTCTTTCAACTGGAGGCACTATTGCAAGCAAGATAGATTACCGCACAGGAGCCGTAACGTCACAATTCTCGGCAGATGACGTTCTTTCTGCAATCCCTGAACTTGAAGAAATAGCTAATTACAACTGTAAGATGATTTACAGCATCCTGAGCGAGAACATGAGACCATCTTACTGGGTTGAGCTTGCACGTGCCGTATATGAGGAAATAAAGAACGGAGCAGATGGTGTCATTATCACCCATGGAACTGATACTATGATGTATACTGCTGCAGCGCTTTCTTTCATGATAGAAACCCCTGTTCCAATCGTGCTTGTGGGCTCGCAGCGAAGTGCGGACAGGCCAAGCAGCGATAATGCCATGAATGCAATATGCGCAGCTAAAGTCGCAACAAGTGATATAGCCGAAGTATGCGTAGTGATGCATGGCTCTACGAGTGATGATTTCTGTTATATCCACAGGGGAACAAAAGTCCGTAAGATGCATACCTCGCGCCGCGATGCATTCCAGTCGATTAACGCGCGCCCCATAGGACGCGTGGAATATCCTTCGGGAGAAATTAAAATGCTCTCTCCTTTTGTAAAAAGAGGAGAAAAAGAACTTGCTATAAATGATAAGCTGGAACCAAAATGCGCCCTGATAAAATATGTTACGGGCGCAAGTAATGAATCTCTTTTATTCCATTCGGGTTCAGGATACAAGGGTATTGTAATAGAAGGCACCGGTCTTGGACATGTTTCTACAGAATGGATCCCGCTTATAAAATCAGTAACGAATGCCGGAATTCCGGTGGTCATGACTTCACAATGTATAAACGGCAGGGTATGCGATCGTGTTTATGACACAGGCAGGGATATCCTTAAAGCAGGTGCTATCGAAAGTGAAGATGTTCTTTCTGAGGTAGCTCTTGTAAAATTAATGTGGATATTGGGGCAAACTAAGGATATCGAAAAAGTAAATGTTATGATGCACACCAATATCGCAGGTGAATTAACCCGAAGTACTCGTTCATAATGAGTATAATAATAATTATTCTTGTCTAAGAATATATAGGTAAATATTAAATAGTAGCAGAACATTAAGGTAGTTGCTGTAGGATCAGGCGCCTAATGCCTTTAGTACCCTCAGTCTCCTTCGACCCATCGTTTTTATTAGGCGCCTGATAACTACGCTATTTTTCTTTAGAATAGTCTCTTTAGAATAGGTTTCAGGACTGTTTTAATAATCTATAGAGTAATTATGATAATGATAATAATTATTCATATTAAAGAATATAACAGATAATATTAAATACTTTTGAATCATCATTAATATTGCTGTAGGATCAGGCGCCTAATGCCTTTAGTACCCTCAGTCTCCTTCGACCCATCGTTTTTATTAGGCGCCTGGCCTGCACTATTCTATTTCTTACTTGGTCTTCATTTCCTGCTTGATCTTCTCAAGTACCAGGATATTTTTGATCCCTGTGTATGGATAGTTCCCGGTCTTGTCTTTTTCCACTGATTTTACCATGTCCCAAATTGTCAGGAGCGCTACACTTACTCCATGAAGTGCTTCCATTTCTACCCCGGTTTTTCCAATGGATTTTACCTCAACTGTCACTTTCACCTTTTCCATTCCAAGATCAAATTGAACGTCAATCCCCGTTATCGGTATCTGATGACACATGGGGATCACAGAGGAAGTGTTTTTTATTGCGATAACAGAAGCTATACGTGCAGTTTCAAGCACCGCCCCTTTCTCAATTTCCATATTTCTGATAGCTGCAATTGTTTCCGGCCTTAATTGTATCTCACCTGTGGCTGTTGCGCATCTAAAAACATCATGTTTTTCGCTGATATCAACCATCTTAGCCCTGCCATCCTCGATATGTGATAATCTCATATTTTCATCACTGCCGGGATGTAATCAATGACATCTGTCGCAAGAAGACCGTATCCAAATTCCTTAAATGCCAGGTCCCCCGCAGCTCCATTAATAAATGCTCCGCAGGCAGCGGCTTCAAGAGGTGATTTGCATCGCGCAAAAAGGGCTCCTGTCAGGCCTGCCAGGACATCACCCGTTCCACCAACGGTCATGCCTGCATTGCCTGTCCTGTTGGCTCTGACTTCTATGCCATCTGACATCAGGTCAATTGCACCTTTTAATAATACAGTGACCTCATTTTTTTGTGCGAAATTTTTTACGAATTCAATTCTTTCTTTCTCCTTATTTGGGACATCATTACCCGACAACCGTTTCATTTCACCAGCATGGGGCGTCAGGATCATATTTTTCCCCAGAAGAGGCAACAATTGTGGGGATAGGGCATCAGCATCAATAATTGTTTTTTTGCATAATGGCACTATTTTTTCAATTGCCAAAAGGGTCTCATCTGCATTCCCAAGACCCATACCAATGACAACAATATCGTGTTTTTCAATTAGCCTGGAAATAATCGGCACATCTTCTTCAACAAGTATATCTCCGGTAAGCTTTTTTACAATGAGATTCGGGGAGAAAGAGGCGATAATATCCGAAACATTCTCTGGCGCAGCAACTGTTACGATATCAGCACCAGCCCTTAGTGCAGAAAGCGCAGAAAGTGCAGGCGCCCCTGAATATGGTCCTCCCCCGATAACGAGGATTCTTCCTGCATCCCCTTTATGGCTCATTGCAGGTCTTTTTAAAAAGGGCTGGATATCACCCGGCCCGACATAAAATTCTGCTTCAATTGGAATTCCGATATCAACAACACGGACTTCGCCTGTATATCCGGGGGCATTTTGTGAAAGTAAACCTGTTTTCATTTTATGAAACGTAAGAGTCAATCCTGCATGCACTGATTTCTCAAATTCCCCACCATCAGGATCAAAACCGGACGGCACATCCACGGAAATCACGAAGGCGCCTGACATGTTTATCAGGTCAATGATAGTAGACTCAGGTTCATGGATTTTCCCCCGCACGCCTGTTCCAAAAACCCCGTCAATGATAACCTTTGCATTCTTTAATATGGAAGGA includes:
- a CDS encoding thermosome subunit, whose translation is MAAQLGGQPIIILREGTERTRGKEARNNNIAAAKAVADAVRTTLGPKGMDKMLVSGSGDVIITNDGVTILREMEIAHPAAKMIVEVAKTQDDEVGDGTTTAAVLTGELLMSAGELIGQDVHPTIIASGYRAAADKAIEILNDITHTISENDDEALLNIARTAMTGKGAEGAKERLAEIVVTAIKSIVDEEDGKKVVDIDNIKIEKKVGQSIDDCELIKGIVLDKNKASNNMPNRVDNAKIALITRPIEFSKMELEAQISISTPDELTRYLDQEEQIVHDIVNRIAATGANVVLCQLGIEDMAQYFMAKANILAVERVEKKDIDKVARAIGANLITSLDDFEASDIGRAGLVELKGHGEDKMLYITECVNPKAVSILIRGGTEHVVESTERALEDALRAVGVAIEDEQLVAGAGSPEIELALRLKDYGSTLKGREQLAVMKFAEALEVIPKTLAENAGLDPIDKLVELRSQHEQGNKDVGLNVFTGTTEDMWKNGVIEPLRVKTQAINSATETAIMILRIDDVLAASGGGEAGQQGMAGMGGMGGMPPGMPPGMMM
- a CDS encoding FprA family A-type flavoprotein, which translates into the protein MPKVVVVYLSTSGNTKAMADAIADGANSRNANAKAVNFHEAKMEDIIAADAIAIGSSTFYYKMLPPMEKFIEDLKTAKVAGKVGAAFGSYGWSGEAPVMIAEKMRELGMNVIDPVLRIQYQPTEKDLDECKRLGKDIVSKVKKIAEKPTKAGSGSKFEDAGVREVKMGEGGH
- a CDS encoding dihydrofolate reductase produces the protein MVSDRKIVLYIAVSLDGYIARENGDIDWLSMVESQNEDYGYKDFLKSVDTVIMGRRTYDQVLTFGDFPYKDKKCYVISRTSRPKDDYVEFWSGDICRLISEIRQKDGSNIWLVGGAQIADEFLSKNLIDTYIISVLPIILGKGIPLFRSGIPEIRLQLRRNVAYPSGLVQLSYERPK
- a CDS encoding DHH family phosphoesterase, with protein sequence MLEVNMSSIIFTHGDCDGICAGAVVKSAFPDSRVFFTSPVSLLGELNNLAGNYENIVICDIAIDEKTSPQLKIKLNELDIQSNVIYMDHHPVPEKNYNKSWFHHDNCSSSEQAYRILERKLSRDMRRVAIYGAIGDFSETSLIKKWERDWDTRTLYFYAGTLIQGITHVGRDYDYKRRILDALSGDTPPPEIAGLLESAVIASRKEEWIKDDVRHKVVKLKNLAYVQDINGYMSKAAIYAASIGNANVGVSCEYRSNKHVYDISIRRRNGDMDLNTILRRMAPSYGGTGGGHPFAAGARIPEKELEAFLYNLDEAIG
- a CDS encoding DUF1464 domain-containing protein, with product MVRVIGIDPGTKSFDFCGLDDEKIILDLSISTKDIIKEPELISNIIIKSGANLVVGPSGFGIPITDIKNIGQRELFLMSLIKKDDRKSLLGLRTSIMRMQHNKLPVFFIPGVIHLPTIPFYRKLNKIDMGTADKLCCTALGIRDQALKYNIGYNETSFILLEMGFGYTAAVAVNNGKIVDGIGGSTGSIGYLSLGGMDSELAYLLGGFNKELVFNGGVEKFAKTPEELMDNDDALNAYLEGAIKDVLQLTASVDPREILVSGRISRVEGLFEELEHRLDIAPVRRVEGFGAKTVKEAAQGAAIIANGLAGGCYSQIIETLQIREAKGTSLDYILLPEIEALKNEYGI
- the gatD gene encoding Glu-tRNA(Gln) amidotransferase subunit GatD, translating into MQAEIYDKVSLETNGVKYEGTLMPSQTDRIVLKLKNGYNIGIKKESASLKLLDKKEEKMSHTEIGRVEKKKKEKLPSISILSTGGTIASKIDYRTGAVTSQFSADDVLSAIPELEEIANYNCKMIYSILSENMRPSYWVELARAVYEEIKNGADGVIITHGTDTMMYTAAALSFMIETPVPIVLVGSQRSADRPSSDNAMNAICAAKVATSDIAEVCVVMHGSTSDDFCYIHRGTKVRKMHTSRRDAFQSINARPIGRVEYPSGEIKMLSPFVKRGEKELAINDKLEPKCALIKYVTGASNESLLFHSGSGYKGIVIEGTGLGHVSTEWIPLIKSVTNAGIPVVMTSQCINGRVCDRVYDTGRDILKAGAIESEDVLSEVALVKLMWILGQTKDIEKVNVMMHTNIAGELTRSTRS
- the moaC gene encoding cyclic pyranopterin monophosphate synthase MoaC; the protein is MRLSHIEDGRAKMVDISEKHDVFRCATATGEIQLRPETIAAIRNMEIEKGAVLETARIASVIAIKNTSSVIPMCHQIPITGIDVQFDLGMEKVKVTVEVKSIGKTGVEMEALHGVSVALLTIWDMVKSVEKDKTGNYPYTGIKNILVLEKIKQEMKTK
- a CDS encoding NAD(P)H-hydrate dehydratase — protein: MQTITSARMAAIDANCEYLGIKRLQLMENAGAAIACAVKERISSGKIVVIAGRGNNGGDAFVAARHLGGYDVTVILIGKKEEIKTPEALHNWNALEKASIPLIQATNSTAFDPSILKNAKVIIDGVFGTGVRGKIHEPESTIIDLINMSGAFVISVDVPSGFDPDGGEFEKSVHAGLTLTFHKMKTGLLSQNAPGYTGEVRVVDIGIPIEAEFYVGPGDIQPFLKRPAMSHKGDAGRILVIGGGPYSGAPALSALSALRAGADIVTVAAPENVSDIIASFSPNLIVKKLTGDILVEEDVPIISRLIEKHDIVVIGMGLGNADETLLAIEKIVPLCKKTIIDADALSPQLLPLLGKNMILTPHAGEMKRLSGNDVPNKEKERIEFVKNFAQKNEVTVLLKGAIDLMSDGIEVRANRTGNAGMTVGGTGDVLAGLTGALFARCKSPLEAAACGAFINGAAGDLAFKEFGYGLLATDVIDYIPAVMKI